In Parabacteroides timonensis, the genomic stretch ATCTTCCAAGACATCATCAGCAGTAAAAATATATTCTTGTATTTCTTCCGTACAGATGGGCGAAAGCAACAGGTATTCGCGATCTTTCAACAACCGATATTCAGGCGAGTAAAATATCCTTCCCGACTCTTTAGCCAGCGAACGAAAAATATCATCTGCCACCTGTCGGGTAAAACCATACGGTTTCAACAACTCATACAGAATAGTTGCAGGTGAAGGATAGTTCATCAGCCGGTCTATCGGAATACGATCCCCTTCCTCTATTAACTGCTTACGGGCATCTTCCAGAACATGAAGATAAATAGTTTCGGTGTCAGCCAAATGATCTGCAGTACGGGCAATAGATGTCCTGACGGAAGGATTCAACTCTTCCAGTAGGGGAAGCACACGAAGACGAATAAAATTACGCGTATAAGCGTCCGACAAGTTCGTACTATCCGTTACGTAGGTCAAGTGCTGCTCTTCCAACCAAGCTAATATCTCGTTACGACTAACAGTCAGCAAAGGACGTATCACATAACCATTCTTCGGACGAATCCCTCCCATTCCCCGAATTCCTGTTCCGCGAATGAGGTTTAATAAAACCGTCTCTACACTATCGTCACGATGATGAGCGACTGCAATAGCTTGAGCATTAAAACGTTGCCGCATTTCCTCAAACCAATTATAACGTAACTCCCGGGCTGCCATTTCAATAGAGAGACGATGTTCAGCTGCATAAACCGTTGTATCAAAATCTATTTTATGAAAAGGGACACCCAGCGCGAAAGCTGTCTCTGCAGCAAATTGTTCATCCCGGATAGATTCCTCACCACGTAAATGGAAATTACAATGTAGTGCTATACAAGAATAATCCAGCTGCACAAGCAAACCCAGCAAAGCAACCGAATCGGCTCCCCCGCTAAATCCAACCAAAACAGGCCTGTTATCGATCAGCAACTGCTGTTTTTCTATGTACGCACGAACAATGTTCCTCATTTGATTACGCAATTATGGCTTTAGCTAAACATTATATTTCAGCTAAAGCCATAAACCATATATTTACTTATGTAAGTTATTCTTCTACACCAGCCAGTTCCGGGTCGATCATAATACGTCCGCAATATTCGCAAACGATTACTTTCTTACGATACTTGATATCCATCTGTTTCTGAGGTGGAATCTTATTGAAACAACCACCACAAGCACCACGCTGGATATAAACAACCGCCAAACCGTTGCGAGCTCCCTTACGGATACGCTTGAATGCAGTAAGCAAACGCGGTTCAATTGTAGTTTCCAACTTTTTAGCCTTTTCGCGCAGTCTTTCTTCTTCCTGCTTTGTTTCAGAAACAATTTCTTCCAGTTCGCTCTTCTTCTGAACCAGGTCAGCCTTACGGCCATCCAATCTTTCAGTCAGCTGAGCAATCTCTTCTTTCTTATGATTAATCGCTTCACCGAATTCGCGGATCTTCTTTTCAGAGAACTCGATCTCAAGTCCCTGGAATTCGATTTCCTTTGACAGGTTATCAAATTCACGGTTATTGCGCACGTTATCCAGTTGCGATTTATATCTCTCGATCAGTCCGGTAGATTCTGTAATTCTGTGTTTCTGTTCAACAACAGCATTCTCATAATCCTGGATCTCCGCCTGATAGTTCTGAAGACGGGTTTCCAATCCTATAATCTCATCTTCCAGGTCCTGAACTTCCAAGGGAAGCTCTCCACGAAGCGTTTTGATTTTATCAATTTCAGTCATCATCGTCTGAAGTTGATACAGCGAAGAAAGCTTCTCTTCAACCGTATATTCTTTTTCAGCTGATTGTTTATCTGTAGCCATTCTATAAATATTTTACCGGGTTTGAATTAACATTCGAAAAATGTACGGCAAAGGTAGGGAATTTTTTCGATATTATGTTATAAAAGATGTCTTTTGTACATACTTCAGACTCATAGTGGCCTATAACAGCCAGCAGAATACGATCTTCAACATCGTAAAAGTCATTGTATTTGGCTTCTCCGGTGATGAAGATGTCGGCACCATAAGCGATCGCATCCTTAATCAGAAATGCACCGCTCCCACCACACAACGCAACTTCACGTATCGGTTTACCGGTAAAAGCTGAATGATTCACACACCCCACCTGAAACAGTCCTTTGATTCGTTCGAGAAAACTCAGCTCGTCTTCTTCCACAGGCAACTCTCCCACTACCCCCGAACCAACCTGATCCCAGGTATTACTCAACGGATAAAAGTCGAATACCGGTTCTTCATACGGATGCACCGAAAGCAGAGCGCGCGTAATGGTTGCCTTACGGAAAGCAGGAAGTATCGTTTCGATACGTATCTCCTTTTCCACATGCAGTTCACCTTGTTCGCCACAGAAAGGATTAGTACCCTCACCTGCACGAAAAGTCCCGCTACCTTGCAGATTAAAACTACAGGAGTCATAAGCTCCGACATTTCCGGCCCCGGCATTAAACAGGGTGGTTCTTACCAATTCGGCATAAGCCTCGGGAACAAATGTAACCAGTTTCAACAATACACCTTTCTGCGGACTAAGGATACGTACATTTTCCAATCCGATCAGCTCAGCCAAGCGGAAGTTAACACCACCGGCCGCATTATCGAGATTTGTATGCGCGGAATAGACCACCAGATCGTACTTACACGCTCTCATCATGCAACGCTCGATATAGGTGGCACCAGTCAGCGACTTAAAAGCTTTAAAGGCTAAAGGATGGTGAGAAATAATCAGATTACATCCCAGCTCTACAGCCTCATCAATCACTTCTTCCGTGACATCCAGGCAAAGCAGAGCCCCGGTAGCAGGTTGATTTACATCACCTACCTGTACGCCAGCATTGTCAAAGCTTTCCTGCAATGGCAGCGGAGCGTATTGCTCTATTTCTTTCAAAACATCCTTTATCCGTAACATAAGATATATTTTATTCTTTCACGTCTACCTTCAGACATAACTCATCCAGCTGTACATCGTCGATCACTGACGGAGCATCGAGCATTACATCGCGGCCTGAGTTATTTTTTGGGAAAGCAATACAGTCGCGAATAGAATCGAGGCCGGCAAACAGAGACACCCAACGATCCAAACCATAAGCCAGACCACCGTGAGGAGGAGCACCATATTTGAAAGCATTCATCAGGAAGCCGAACTGAGACTGTGCTCTTTCTTCCGTGAAGCCCAGCAACTGAAACATCTTATCCTGCAATTTGCTGTCATGGATACGGATAGAACCTCCACCCACTTCAACGCCATTAATAACCATATCGTAAGCATTGGCACGAACAGCACCCGTATCGGTATCCAACAACGGAATATCCTCCGGCTTCGGAGAAGTAAACGGATGGTGCATTGCATAGAAACGCTGATCTTCTTCACTCCATTCAAACAACGGAAAATCAATTACCCACAAGCATACGAATTTATTCTTGTCACGCAATCCCAACTGACCTGCTACTTCCAGACGCAGTTCGCAAAGTTGTTTACGGGTCTTCATAGCATTGTCACCGGAAAGAATCAGTATCAGGTCACCCGATTTAGCGCCAAAGGCTTCCTTCATCTGTTGCAATGTTTCCTGTGTATAGAACTTATCCACACTCGATTTCACGTTGCCGTCGGCTTCCACGCGGGCATATACCATACCTTTTGCACCTACCTGCGGACGTTTTACAAAGTCAGTCAAGGCATCCAGTTGTTTACGGGTGTAGCTTGCTGCCCCTTCTACACAGATACCACCTACATAAGCAGCATCATCGAATACAGAGAAACCATGACCTTTCATGATATCCATCAATTCAACAAACTTCATACCGAAACGCAAATCTGGTTTGTCGCTTCCGTAATATTTCATTGCATCGTGCCAGGTCATACGTTGGAACGGTTCTTTAATCTCGATACCACGAATTACCTTGAAAAGGTGCTTCGCCATTCCTTCAAAGATATTAAGCACATCTTCTTGCTCGACGAAACTCATTTCACAGTCGATCTGTGTAAATTCCGGCTGGCGGTCGGCACGCAGGTCTTCGTCACGGAAACATTTTACGATCTGGAAATAACGGTCGAAACCGGAAACCATCAACAACTGTTTCAATGTTTGTGGAGATTGAGGCAGTGCATAGAACTGTCCCGGGTTCATACGTGAAGGAACAACGAAGTCGCGTGCACCTTCCGGCGTAGAGTTTACAAGAACCGGTGTTTCTACTTCCAGAAAACCTTGTTTATCCAGATAGTTACGAACTTCGAACGCCATGCGGTGACGCAGTTCCAAATTTGCACGAACTGCATTACGGCGCAAATCCAGATAACGGTATTTCATACGCAGGTCATCACCTCCGTCAGTATCATCTTCAATAGTAAAAGGAGGCGTTACGGCTGCATTCAGGATATTCAGTTCTGAAACAATCAGTTCAATTTCGCCTGTCGGGATATTGTTGTTCTTACTTGAACGTTCTCTTACTGTTCCCGTAACCTGAATCACATACTCACGCCCCAGTTTGTTTGCCTTTTCACAAAGTGCAGCATCTATTTCCTGGTTAAACACCAGCTGGGTGATACCATAACGATCGCGGAGATCGACAAATGTCATACCACCCATCTTACGAGTCTTCTGCACCCATCCGGCCAAAGTAACCACCAGACCTTCGTCTGCCAGGCGCAAGTTTCCACAAGTTCTTGTTCTATACATTTTAAATAAGATTTATCTGTTTTAATTTCATAATTCAAAAGTATAAACAAAGTGTATCTGTAAAATACTATGATGTACTTTACGCGCAGTCGGTTTGCAAAGATAATACTATATTCATTAACTATAATAATTTCATTGAAATTAAAAGGGAAGTACAATAAAATATAAAAGAGAAGAGGAAGCACTAATTAAAACAAAACAAAAAGAGAACCAACAAACTCGTTGATCCTCTTCTTTTGTCGGGGTACCAGGATTCGAACCTGGGACCCCCTGCTCCCAAAGCAGGTGCGCTAACCGGACTGCGCTACACCCCGTTTTACAACCGCTTTATTGTCGATTGCGGTGCAAAGGTAAGCATTTATTTTTAACCACCAAATATTTCGTGTTTTTTTTTAATTGATTACTTTCGCATCTGTTTTATTACCTCAACTAAAGGGAAAGGAGGAAAAGCAAAGGAAAGAAGAGATCATCAAACATGAACATATTGCAAAACAATATGTTATAATATAAACATATCAATATTGAAAATAGTATGATAATTGCCTATACACGAACATATTCAAACAAGCAACAAAGTGACAATCAAAAAAATGCGATTGAACAATTTGCTATGAACAACAATATAACGATAGACAAATGGCATAAAGATTCCCGTAGTACTTCTTCTCGTCATAAAAACAGACTGGAAGAAATAATCAAAAGTATGGACGCCGGCGATACGCTGATCGTGGCAGATGTTACCCGTTTAAGCCGGAAATTGATGGAAATTATGCATTTGATTTTGTTATGCATCGAAAAGAAAGTAACTCTTTACTGCCTTAAAGAAGGATACACTTTCGAAGATAATGTTGACAGCAAAACATTGGCATTTACTTTTGGGCTCGTTTCTGAAATTGAAAGTAAATTGATCTCAACCCGGACAAGAGAATCTCTGGAGATCAGCAGAAACAAAGGAACAGCCCTCGGACGACCGAAAGGAACTCCTAAAATGGATCATCTACTTGCACAGAAAGAACAGATTGAAAAGGAACTCAATGAAGAAAAAGCTACTTATGCCGAACTGGCAGAGTATTATCAGGTTTCATTAAGTAGTTTCAAAAATTTTGTAAGAAACAATATTAGTCCTACACTTCCCGGAAGAAACAGAACCGGAAAGAAAAAGAAAAAAACGGACTAATTAATTGATAAATAAAAAGGGGAATTGAAAATAATCGACAGGCTTATACATTTTCAATTCCCCTTTTATGTTTTATTTATCTTACTTTTCTATCCTGATTCGCGCGTCAACAGCAAACAAACCTCTATCTGTTGCCAATAACGGGTTTATATCCATCTCTTTGATTTCAGATGCAAAACGAAGAATAGTAGAAAGACGGACAATGATATCTGCATACTGTTGCTCATCGATACCTTTTTGCCCACGGGTTCCCTTTATTATCGGGTAACCCCGCAAAGAATGGATCATTGAATAAGTTTCATCATACGATAACGGAGCTAAACCGTATGATACGTCTTTCAATACTTCCACGAAGATACCTCCCAATCCGCAAAGTATAACATGACCGAAACCTTTCTCGTACTTCGCTCCCAGAAATAATTCCTGCCCCTTTAACATAGGTTGAACCATTATTGCCGTTACATCCGGCAGACGCATCATGCGCTCGAATTCAAACAATAAATGTTCCTCACTACGGATATTTAAAGCAACTCCGCCAATATCACTTTTATGTACAGGACCGACAACTTTAGCTACGACCGGGAATTTTACCCGTTTAGCAAAAGCAATCAATTCATCCTTATCGGTTGAAGTGAATTCTTCCACCAAAGGAATATTAGCCGCTCCTAACAAAGTACGAACCTGTTCAGGTGCCAGATAACCGTTAGATGGTAATTGATCGATAATACGACGTACTTCAGGAACATTCACCCCATACAATTGAATATCGGTACTCATTGGCTTAGGGGTGTTGATCACCCGTGAAAGAGCTGTCCCCAGTGTTACTTCATCAGAGAAGTTAACATGTCCCTTCTTTACAAAACTACGAACCTCCGGCCCTGCCGTCACTATGGAGGGTAATACAGGAAAGATAGGTTTCTTGCATTCTTCCATCTTCTTATGAAGTACTTCGTATGTTTCATACAGCTTCACCAGACCGGGACTACCGAAAATAACCATCATCAGATCAATCTCATCGAAATGATTCTCGCAATAATCGATTGCAGTAGCCAGATGTTCAGGCGTACCTGTCCCGATTATATCGATCGGATTGCCGACAGCGGCACCCGGATATAATTTTGATTTCAATTCGGCTGCAACCGGTCCTTCCAGATTAGGGACATTTAAACGTCCTTTAGAAAGAGCATCAGCCAACATAACCGCAGGGCCTCCGGCATGAGTAATGATAGCACAATTCTTTCCTTTCACTTCTTTTAGCGTAAAGATACTGGCTACCGTAGTCAGTTCCTCACGACTAAAACAGCGCACGATACCGGCTTTACGGAACAAAGCCTCAACGGCTGAATCCGAACTGGCTATCGCACCGGTATGTGATGAAGCGGCACGTTTTCCCGATTCCGTACTTCCTGCTTTGATAGCAGCGATATGGCAACCTTTACGAATCAATGACGATGCATGATAAAGCAGTTTATCCGGATTCTTGATCTGTTCGATATAAAGCATCTTAATCTTCGAGTCGAGTATAGGATCAAAATTACGATCCATATATTCAAGGACTTCCTCCACCCCGATCTGTTTGGAATTACCGACAGACCATACAGAAGAGAAGCGTAATCCTTTTGTTAATGCAGACTCGATAATAAAGAGCGCCGTACCTCCCGAACTGGAAATAAAGTCTACCCCGTCCGGATGAAACTCTGGTATAGGTTGCGTGAAGACGCCATGAAACTTCATATTCATCAGTCCGATGCAATTAGGACCGATCATGGAAGCACCGGCTTCGTTTACAGTCGCCAGCATCTGATCTTCCAAAAGGGCTCCTTCGTGAGTCTCTTCGCCAAAACCGGCTGAAACAACGATAAAAGCTTTTACATTCTTCTGATTGGCCAGTATATCGATAGCCTCAGGGCAAGAAGGGCCGGGAATTGAAATAATAGCCATTTCCGTATCCGGTATATCATGTACGGAGTGATATGATTTCAGACCTTGCACATCGTCCTCTCTGGCGTTGACAACATACAGTTCTCCTTTATACTTACCATCCAGAAGATTTCGCACCAAGCGTCCACCGGGCTTGTGCACATTATTTGAGCCACCTACTACAACGATGCTCTTAGGGTCGATTAATTCTCGGTTAATCATAACATTTTGATTAATTAAGTTCAATGAATTGGAACAAATATAGTTTTTTTATCCATTCATTCATCGAATTCACGGTAATTTATTTACATTTTGTACACTCTGAGACCAGCCAATCACACCAGGCATCCATTCCGGTACCTTTTGTGGCCGACACTTCAAACACCAGCAAATGATGGTTCACCTTCAGGGCGTTATTTTTCAATGTTTCTACATTTGTATCTAAATAGGGAACAAGATCTATCTTATTGATCACACAAACATCAGCTTCTGCAAAGATATGCGGATACTTCAAAGGTTTATCATCCCCCTCTGTGGTACTCACGATCACAACCTTTTTTGCTTCTCCAAGATCAAACATAGCAGGACAAACCAGGTTGCCGACATTCTCTACAAAGAGTATCGATCCGTTTACCGGCGCTAAGTGTTTAACGGCATGATTTACCATATCAGCTTCCAAATGACACCCCGTACCGGTATTCACCTGAAAAACAGGGATATTTAGAGCAGCGATACGATCGGCATCATTGGAGGTTTGTTGATCTCCTTCAATTACATATATATGCATTGGGGATAAAGGTGTTTCAGGAACAGTCCCAACAAGACGACGGACAGTTTCTTCAAGCAAGGTTGTTTTACCGGAGCCCGGCGAACTCATCAGGTTCAGGCAAAATATTTCTTTTGCTTCAAAATAGCCGCGATTGCGTTCAGCCAGTAAATTATTGCGCTGAAGAATATCTTGTTCAAGTGTTATAACCTTACCTTCATCGTGATGATGATGATGATGTTCATGGCCATGATCATGGTCGTGTTCGTGATGATGATGCTCTCCGCATCCGCAAGTTCCACACATAAGCGTTTTGTATTTATTATTTAATAACAATCGATTTCACACGAAGTTCTTTTCCTTTAATGATTTTAACACAGAAAGAGCCACATGCAGGACAAGAGGCAAATAAAACATCCATCGGAAAAACACATCCACAGTCGGCACATTGCCCTTCACCATCGATAATATGTCGTACAACCGTCGCATGTTCGAGCATAGATCCTTTCACGGCACTCTCCAGAGCGAAATCGAGTGTTTGCAGTTCTACACCGGCAAGACGACCGATCTCCAATTCCAATTCTTCAACCGCTAACGATCCGCGATCGCGCGCCTGCTCTTCGGCAAGTTCGACGATACTTTGAGCAATAGACATTTCGTGCATATCATTCTTTTTTATTCCGGGAGGCGGCAATTGTCAATTGCCCCAATGCTACTCCCCCATCGTTACAAAGTATACGGCCAGGAACATACAACGGTATGCCGGCTTCGGCAAAAAGACGTTGTAGTTGTTCCGTCAACCTTTTATTTTGAAAACAGCCACCGGAAATAACTACACGGCTGGCTTCATTTTGCTTTAGAAGAAATTTGACTTCCTCCAGCAAGACTTTAGCAATCGTATTATGAAAGCGAGCAGAAATATCACAAACAGATATTCCCGAGGCCAAATCATTCAATATACCCTCAAACAACGGGAAGAAAGATATAATACCTTCTTTTATTATAACCGGATAACGGTCGTCGGGTTCAATCGATGCTATTTGTTCAAGCCGCACCGGAGCTTCAGCCTGATGAGACGATATATCACAAAGACCAAGTAAAGAAGCAACAGCATCAAAAAGTCGACCGGCACTAGAAGTATATGGAGTATTCACTCCTTTCTCCATCATAGCCATCAATATCCGAATCTTCTGCTCCCCTATCCGTTCAACAAACCCATCCGGGAAACGAACGGCATCCCTGAAATAATGCCATAAGAAAGCTACCGCCATTCTCCAGGGTTCGACAGAAGCTTTATCACCACCAGGCAACGGGATATATTCGAAATGTGACAAACGACGATACGACTTACGGTCACAAAGAAAGAACTCGCCTCCCCATACTTTTCCATCATCACCTAATCCCGTACCATCGAGTATGATGGCTATTACCGGTTCATGCAATCCGTACTCCAACATGCAGGCAGCAGCATGGGCATGATGATGCTGCACCTTTATCAAAGGTAATCCAGTCTGTAATGCTACACGTTCTGCCTCTTGTGACGATAAATAATCGGGGTGCAAATCACATACTAAAGAGGTTGGCATAAAACGGAAAAGATGTTGCAACCGTTCTAACGATTCCTTGTAAAAACTAAATGTTTCCCAGTTCTTCAAATCACCGATATACTGGCTTTGCAAGATCGTATCACCTTTCCCTAATGCGAATGTATTCACTTTCTCCGCACCGAAAGCCAGGATTCCTTCTACCTCCATATCTGCGAAGAATGGTTCCGGGGCATAACCGCGCGAACGGCGGATCAGGCAAGGTTGTCCACCGCAAACTTGCAAGACCGAATCATCGACCCGATTGTGGATAGCGCGGTTGTGATGAAGTAACAACGATACTTTTCCGGATAACTGTTCGTCAGCTTCTTCAGGAGTAATGGCAATCGGGTAATCGCTCAGATTGCCACTGGTCATAACCAGTGCAGATATGTCAAGAGTCGCAAACCAGTCATAATGCAAAGGCATATATGGCAACATACAACCCAAGGTTTTCATATCCTTATTGATCTCCGCAGCAAGAGATTTCTTTTGTTTTAGTAAAACGATAGGACGACGCCAGGACATCAGACAGGCCTCTTCCACCGGATCGGCCTCGACATACTCTTTCAGTTGCTCGACAGTACGAAACATCACGGCAAAAGGCTTACTATCACGCTGTTTTATTTCACGCAGGCGAGCTACCGCATATTTATTTGCCGCATCACATATCAGATGATAACCTCCAATACCTTTCGCTGCAATCACTTTCCCTTCACGAAGCAGCCGACAAGAAAGATGAAGGAGTTCCCGATAATCGGTTATCCTTACATTATTATATATAGCATAATAAAATGGTCCGCAATGATTACACGCAACGGGTTGCGCATGAAAACGCCTGTCGTCGACAGTTGTGTATTCTCCCCTGCAATCAGGACACATGGTAAAAGCAGACATCGTAGTCTGCTTCCGGTCGTACGGAAGATCGCAGATAATGGAGAAACGCGGTCCGCAATGCGTACAGTTTATAAAAGGATATTGCAAACGATGGGGCTGCTCCTCCCTGTCAGACAGGCATTCCGGACAAACTGCAATATCAGGA encodes the following:
- the hypF gene encoding carbamoyltransferase HypF; the protein is MKISILTIRGLVQGVGFRPFIYRIANEMEIKGEVDNRNNGVCIRAVLTSEQCDRFISRIKKEHPVVAVIHSIEVTETEVVTADYADFSITPSYSESDEVTQVAPDIAVCPECLSDREEQPHRLQYPFINCTHCGPRFSIICDLPYDRKQTTMSAFTMCPDCRGEYTTVDDRRFHAQPVACNHCGPFYYAIYNNVRITDYRELLHLSCRLLREGKVIAAKGIGGYHLICDAANKYAVARLREIKQRDSKPFAVMFRTVEQLKEYVEADPVEEACLMSWRRPIVLLKQKKSLAAEINKDMKTLGCMLPYMPLHYDWFATLDISALVMTSGNLSDYPIAITPEEADEQLSGKVSLLLHHNRAIHNRVDDSVLQVCGGQPCLIRRSRGYAPEPFFADMEVEGILAFGAEKVNTFALGKGDTILQSQYIGDLKNWETFSFYKESLERLQHLFRFMPTSLVCDLHPDYLSSQEAERVALQTGLPLIKVQHHHAHAAACMLEYGLHEPVIAIILDGTGLGDDGKVWGGEFFLCDRKSYRRLSHFEYIPLPGGDKASVEPWRMAVAFLWHYFRDAVRFPDGFVERIGEQKIRILMAMMEKGVNTPYTSSAGRLFDAVASLLGLCDISSHQAEAPVRLEQIASIEPDDRYPVIIKEGIISFFPLFEGILNDLASGISVCDISARFHNTIAKVLLEEVKFLLKQNEASRVVISGGCFQNKRLTEQLQRLFAEAGIPLYVPGRILCNDGGVALGQLTIAASRNKKE
- a CDS encoding hydrogenase maturation nickel metallochaperone HypA/HybF, whose amino-acid sequence is MHEMSIAQSIVELAEEQARDRGSLAVEELELEIGRLAGVELQTLDFALESAVKGSMLEHATVVRHIIDGEGQCADCGCVFPMDVLFASCPACGSFCVKIIKGKELRVKSIVIK
- the aspS gene encoding aspartate--tRNA ligase, coding for MYRTRTCGNLRLADEGLVVTLAGWVQKTRKMGGMTFVDLRDRYGITQLVFNQEIDAALCEKANKLGREYVIQVTGTVRERSSKNNNIPTGEIELIVSELNILNAAVTPPFTIEDDTDGGDDLRMKYRYLDLRRNAVRANLELRHRMAFEVRNYLDKQGFLEVETPVLVNSTPEGARDFVVPSRMNPGQFYALPQSPQTLKQLLMVSGFDRYFQIVKCFRDEDLRADRQPEFTQIDCEMSFVEQEDVLNIFEGMAKHLFKVIRGIEIKEPFQRMTWHDAMKYYGSDKPDLRFGMKFVELMDIMKGHGFSVFDDAAYVGGICVEGAASYTRKQLDALTDFVKRPQVGAKGMVYARVEADGNVKSSVDKFYTQETLQQMKEAFGAKSGDLILILSGDNAMKTRKQLCELRLEVAGQLGLRDKNKFVCLWVIDFPLFEWSEEDQRFYAMHHPFTSPKPEDIPLLDTDTGAVRANAYDMVINGVEVGGGSIRIHDSKLQDKMFQLLGFTEERAQSQFGFLMNAFKYGAPPHGGLAYGLDRWVSLFAGLDSIRDCIAFPKNNSGRDVMLDAPSVIDDVQLDELCLKVDVKE
- the tilS gene encoding tRNA lysidine(34) synthetase TilS, which encodes MRNIVRAYIEKQQLLIDNRPVLVGFSGGADSVALLGLLVQLDYSCIALHCNFHLRGEESIRDEQFAAETAFALGVPFHKIDFDTTVYAAEHRLSIEMAARELRYNWFEEMRQRFNAQAIAVAHHRDDSVETVLLNLIRGTGIRGMGGIRPKNGYVIRPLLTVSRNEILAWLEEQHLTYVTDSTNLSDAYTRNFIRLRVLPLLEELNPSVRTSIARTADHLADTETIYLHVLEDARKQLIEEGDRIPIDRLMNYPSPATILYELLKPYGFTRQVADDIFRSLAKESGRIFYSPEYRLLKDREYLLLSPICTEEIQEYIFTADDVLEDIWSGPIELSFRKIVINNDFNIRKDKHIAYFDYDKLSFPLTLRRWKEGDWFIPFGMKGRKKLSDYFSDHKFSRIDKEQAWLLCSGETILWIVGERSDNRFCIDKTTKSVLVVNFFSTKIIE
- the hypB gene encoding hydrogenase nickel incorporation protein HypB; the protein is MCGTCGCGEHHHHEHDHDHGHEHHHHHHDEGKVITLEQDILQRNNLLAERNRGYFEAKEIFCLNLMSSPGSGKTTLLEETVRRLVGTVPETPLSPMHIYVIEGDQQTSNDADRIAALNIPVFQVNTGTGCHLEADMVNHAVKHLAPVNGSILFVENVGNLVCPAMFDLGEAKKVVIVSTTEGDDKPLKYPHIFAEADVCVINKIDLVPYLDTNVETLKNNALKVNHHLLVFEVSATKGTGMDAWCDWLVSECTKCK
- a CDS encoding recombinase family protein codes for the protein MIIAYTRTYSNKQQSDNQKNAIEQFAMNNNITIDKWHKDSRSTSSRHKNRLEEIIKSMDAGDTLIVADVTRLSRKLMEIMHLILLCIEKKVTLYCLKEGYTFEDNVDSKTLAFTFGLVSEIESKLISTRTRESLEISRNKGTALGRPKGTPKMDHLLAQKEQIEKELNEEKATYAELAEYYQVSLSSFKNFVRNNISPTLPGRNRTGKKKKKTD
- a CDS encoding acetate--CoA ligase family protein → MINRELIDPKSIVVVGGSNNVHKPGGRLVRNLLDGKYKGELYVVNAREDDVQGLKSYHSVHDIPDTEMAIISIPGPSCPEAIDILANQKNVKAFIVVSAGFGEETHEGALLEDQMLATVNEAGASMIGPNCIGLMNMKFHGVFTQPIPEFHPDGVDFISSSGGTALFIIESALTKGLRFSSVWSVGNSKQIGVEEVLEYMDRNFDPILDSKIKMLYIEQIKNPDKLLYHASSLIRKGCHIAAIKAGSTESGKRAASSHTGAIASSDSAVEALFRKAGIVRCFSREELTTVASIFTLKEVKGKNCAIITHAGGPAVMLADALSKGRLNVPNLEGPVAAELKSKLYPGAAVGNPIDIIGTGTPEHLATAIDYCENHFDEIDLMMVIFGSPGLVKLYETYEVLHKKMEECKKPIFPVLPSIVTAGPEVRSFVKKGHVNFSDEVTLGTALSRVINTPKPMSTDIQLYGVNVPEVRRIIDQLPSNGYLAPEQVRTLLGAANIPLVEEFTSTDKDELIAFAKRVKFPVVAKVVGPVHKSDIGGVALNIRSEEHLLFEFERMMRLPDVTAIMVQPMLKGQELFLGAKYEKGFGHVILCGLGGIFVEVLKDVSYGLAPLSYDETYSMIHSLRGYPIIKGTRGQKGIDEQQYADIIVRLSTILRFASEIKEMDINPLLATDRGLFAVDARIRIEK
- a CDS encoding zinc ribbon domain-containing protein, with amino-acid sequence MATDKQSAEKEYTVEEKLSSLYQLQTMMTEIDKIKTLRGELPLEVQDLEDEIIGLETRLQNYQAEIQDYENAVVEQKHRITESTGLIERYKSQLDNVRNNREFDNLSKEIEFQGLEIEFSEKKIREFGEAINHKKEEIAQLTERLDGRKADLVQKKSELEEIVSETKQEEERLREKAKKLETTIEPRLLTAFKRIRKGARNGLAVVYIQRGACGGCFNKIPPQKQMDIKYRKKVIVCEYCGRIMIDPELAGVEE
- a CDS encoding Nif3-like dinuclear metal center hexameric protein; this encodes MLRIKDVLKEIEQYAPLPLQESFDNAGVQVGDVNQPATGALLCLDVTEEVIDEAVELGCNLIISHHPLAFKAFKSLTGATYIERCMMRACKYDLVVYSAHTNLDNAAGGVNFRLAELIGLENVRILSPQKGVLLKLVTFVPEAYAELVRTTLFNAGAGNVGAYDSCSFNLQGSGTFRAGEGTNPFCGEQGELHVEKEIRIETILPAFRKATITRALLSVHPYEEPVFDFYPLSNTWDQVGSGVVGELPVEEDELSFLERIKGLFQVGCVNHSAFTGKPIREVALCGGSGAFLIKDAIAYGADIFITGEAKYNDFYDVEDRILLAVIGHYESEVCTKDIFYNIISKKFPTFAVHFSNVNSNPVKYL